The following coding sequences lie in one Arachis hypogaea cultivar Tifrunner chromosome 4, arahy.Tifrunner.gnm2.J5K5, whole genome shotgun sequence genomic window:
- the LOC112794278 gene encoding probable mediator of RNA polymerase II transcription subunit 26c — protein MTWKVPEEHSTKFDGSSILKETDIGRHVNRLRKHSSNGIRRLVKLLVRKWKEIVDEWVRLNQPGGTASLMADGDSP, from the exons ATGACTTGGAAGGTCCCTGAAGAACATAGTACTAAATTTGATGGATCTTCTATTTTGAAG GAGACTGACATTGGGAGGCATGTGAATCGGTTGCGAAAGCATTCCTCCAATGGCATTCGTAGATTGGTGAAGCTACTTGTGAG GAAGTGGAAGGAAATTGTGGATGAGTGGGTGAGGTTGAATCAACCGGGTGGAACAGCTTCTCTCATGG CTGATGGGGACTCTCCATAG